A region of Propionispora hippei DSM 15287 DNA encodes the following proteins:
- the uvrA gene encoding excinuclease ABC subunit UvrA, which yields MKEKIIIKGARQHNLKNIDIELPRDQLVVITGLSGSGKSSLAFDTIYAEGQRRYVESLSSYARQFLGQMDKPDVDYIEGLSPAISIDQKTTSRNPRSTVGTVTEIYDYLRLLFARAGRPHCPKCGQAISQQTVEQMVDQLTALPEGTKLIVMAPVVRGKKGEHQKILEDIRKNGYVRVRIDGQVQDVTDEIALEKNKKHTIEVVIDRLVVRDGIGQRMADSLETALQLGKGVVLVDLVGDKEVTFSQNFACVDCGISLPEIAPRMFSFNNPFGACPDCTGLGNNMEIDPSLVIPDGSKAFIDGAIAALSKNLNSYFMCQLEAVLTHHGASLYSTWDSLSEELKQLIMNGSQEEKFTFTYENMYGETKRYHLPFEGVIPLLNRRYRETASDWSKEDIEEYMSSKPCPACKGARLKPETLAIRVGGKNIYEVTRLTIVECRDFFAALVLTEREMTIARQILKEINARLGFLVNVGLDYLTLDRAAGTLSGGEAQRIRLATQIGSGLVGVLYILDEPSIGLHQRDNNRLLATLKHLRDVGNTLLVVEHDEDTMYAADHIVDIGPAAGSGGGQIIAQGTVEEIKACRDSVTGQYLSGVKYIPVPAVRRKPNGKWLEVVGARENNLKKINVKFPLGVFTAVTGVSGSGKSTLVNEILYKGLASRLYGGSRQRPGEHNEIRGIEYIDKIIDIDQSPIGRTPRSNPATYTSLFDVIRDVFSQTPEAKVRGYKPGRFSFNVKGGRCEACRGDGIIKIEMHFLPDVYVPCEVCKGARYNRETLEVKYKGKSIAQVLDMVVDEAVEFFKNIPKIHRKLQILQDVGLGYIQLGQPATTLSGGEAQRVKLATELARRSTGKTLYILDEPTTGLHTADIHRLLEVLQRLVDGGDSVVVIEHNLDVIKTADYLIDLGPEGGSGGGTIVAKGTPEDIAATAASYTGQFLAPVLERGIREERQA from the coding sequence GTGAAGGAAAAGATTATCATAAAAGGTGCGAGACAGCACAATTTAAAAAATATTGATATTGAACTGCCACGGGATCAACTGGTGGTAATTACCGGCCTGAGCGGGTCAGGCAAGTCCTCGCTGGCCTTTGATACCATTTATGCCGAAGGACAGAGGCGCTATGTCGAGTCGCTGTCGTCCTATGCCCGTCAGTTTCTCGGGCAGATGGACAAGCCGGATGTGGACTATATCGAAGGATTGTCGCCGGCCATTTCTATTGACCAGAAGACCACCAGCCGTAACCCCCGTTCCACCGTGGGGACGGTTACCGAAATCTATGACTATTTGCGGCTCTTGTTTGCCCGGGCCGGGCGGCCCCATTGTCCCAAATGCGGCCAGGCCATCAGTCAGCAGACGGTGGAGCAGATGGTCGATCAACTGACCGCGCTGCCGGAGGGGACCAAGCTGATTGTTATGGCTCCCGTGGTGCGAGGCAAAAAGGGCGAGCATCAAAAGATTCTCGAAGATATTCGGAAAAACGGCTATGTCCGGGTGCGAATTGACGGTCAGGTACAGGATGTGACCGACGAAATTGCGCTGGAAAAGAATAAAAAGCATACCATTGAAGTGGTGATTGACCGGCTGGTGGTGCGCGACGGAATCGGACAGCGGATGGCCGATTCGCTGGAAACGGCGCTGCAACTGGGCAAAGGCGTGGTGTTGGTTGACTTGGTGGGCGATAAGGAAGTGACGTTCAGCCAGAATTTTGCCTGCGTGGATTGCGGCATCAGTCTACCGGAAATTGCGCCCCGTATGTTTTCCTTTAACAATCCTTTCGGCGCCTGCCCTGATTGCACCGGTTTGGGCAATAACATGGAAATTGACCCGTCGTTGGTCATTCCCGACGGCAGCAAGGCGTTTATTGACGGTGCGATCGCGGCGCTGAGCAAAAACCTGAATTCCTACTTTATGTGTCAGTTGGAAGCCGTGCTTACTCACCACGGCGCTTCGCTGTACAGTACCTGGGACAGTTTAAGTGAAGAGTTGAAGCAACTGATCATGAATGGCTCTCAGGAGGAGAAATTCACCTTTACCTATGAGAATATGTACGGCGAGACCAAGCGCTACCATCTGCCCTTTGAAGGAGTCATTCCCCTCTTAAACCGCCGTTACCGGGAGACAGCTTCCGATTGGTCAAAGGAAGATATTGAGGAGTATATGAGCTCCAAGCCGTGCCCGGCCTGTAAAGGAGCGCGTCTCAAGCCGGAAACGCTGGCTATCCGGGTGGGCGGCAAGAATATTTATGAAGTGACTCGGCTGACCATCGTTGAGTGCCGGGATTTTTTTGCTGCTTTGGTGTTGACCGAACGGGAAATGACCATTGCCCGTCAAATTTTGAAGGAAATTAATGCCCGCCTGGGCTTTTTAGTCAATGTGGGTCTCGATTATCTGACGCTGGACCGGGCGGCCGGGACACTAAGCGGCGGCGAGGCGCAGCGTATTCGTCTGGCGACCCAGATCGGCTCCGGTCTGGTCGGTGTACTGTATATTCTGGACGAGCCCAGTATCGGACTGCATCAGCGGGACAATAACCGGCTGCTGGCCACGCTCAAGCATTTAAGGGATGTAGGCAATACCCTGCTGGTAGTCGAGCATGACGAGGATACCATGTATGCCGCCGACCATATTGTTGACATCGGTCCGGCCGCCGGTTCCGGCGGCGGGCAGATCATCGCCCAGGGTACGGTGGAAGAGATTAAAGCTTGCCGGGATTCGGTAACCGGCCAGTACCTGAGCGGCGTCAAATATATTCCCGTACCGGCTGTGCGGCGCAAGCCTAACGGCAAGTGGCTGGAAGTAGTCGGCGCCAGGGAAAATAACCTGAAAAAGATCAACGTCAAGTTCCCTCTGGGTGTTTTTACCGCCGTGACCGGTGTTTCCGGGTCAGGCAAGAGTACGCTGGTTAATGAAATTTTATATAAAGGCCTGGCGTCCCGGCTGTATGGCGGCAGTCGCCAGCGTCCGGGCGAGCATAACGAAATTCGCGGTATTGAATATATTGACAAGATTATTGATATCGATCAGTCGCCGATCGGGCGGACGCCGCGCTCCAATCCGGCGACCTATACCAGCCTGTTTGACGTGATCCGCGACGTGTTCAGTCAGACGCCGGAGGCCAAGGTACGCGGCTACAAGCCGGGCCGCTTCAGCTTCAACGTGAAGGGCGGGCGGTGCGAGGCTTGCCGGGGCGACGGGATTATTAAGATTGAAATGCATTTTCTGCCTGACGTGTATGTTCCCTGTGAAGTATGCAAAGGGGCGCGCTATAACCGGGAAACGCTGGAGGTCAAGTATAAGGGCAAGAGCATCGCCCAGGTGCTGGATATGGTAGTTGACGAAGCGGTGGAGTTTTTTAAAAACATCCCGAAGATCCATCGCAAACTGCAAATCCTGCAGGATGTCGGTTTAGGGTATATTCAGTTGGGACAGCCGGCTACCACGCTGAGCGGCGGCGAGGCCCAGCGGGTCAAACTGGCTACCGAGCTGGCCCGCCGCAGCACCGGCAAGACGCTGTACATTCTTGACGAGCCGACCACCGGTCTGCACACGGCTGATATTCACCGCTTGCTGGAGGTGCTGCAGCGCCTGGTGGATGGCGGTGACAGCGTCGTGGTGATTGAACATAATCTGGACGTGATTAAAACGGCCGATTATTTGATTGACCTGGGGCCGGAGGGCGGTTCCGGCGGCGGCACTATTGTCGCCAAGGGAACGCCGGAGGATATTGCCGCCACTGCGGCATCTTATACCGGACAGTTTCTGGCACCGGTACTGGAACGGGGCATCCGGGAGGAACGGCAGGCATAA
- the rd gene encoding rubredoxin, with amino-acid sequence MAKWVCTVCNYVYDEEVGDPDGGIAPGTRFEDIPDDWVCPLCGVGKDQFEQQ; translated from the coding sequence ATGGCAAAATGGGTATGTACAGTATGTAATTATGTGTATGATGAAGAGGTAGGCGATCCGGACGGCGGTATTGCGCCGGGAACTCGTTTTGAAGACATTCCGGACGACTGGGTTTGCCCCCTCTGTGGCGTGGGCAAGGATCAGTTTGAACAGCAATAA
- a CDS encoding LemA family protein yields the protein MNKAGWIVLVVIALVVVWGVSAYNGLISLNEQVNGKWSQIDNQLQRRTDLIPNLVNTVKGYAAHEQAAIQAVADARAKLAGAQGPAAKAQADAEVNSALSRLLVVAENYPNLKADRNFLALQDELSGTENRIAVARKDYNDAVQVYNVKIRSLPTSIFAGIIGFGPKEYFKVEEGAKQVPSVQF from the coding sequence ATGAATAAAGCAGGATGGATTGTACTTGTAGTCATTGCCCTGGTGGTTGTCTGGGGCGTGAGTGCTTATAATGGCCTGATCAGTTTAAATGAGCAGGTTAACGGGAAATGGAGTCAGATTGATAACCAATTGCAACGGCGGACCGATTTGATTCCCAACTTGGTAAATACGGTCAAAGGCTATGCCGCCCATGAACAGGCTGCCATTCAGGCTGTAGCTGACGCCAGGGCCAAACTGGCCGGGGCGCAGGGACCTGCTGCCAAGGCGCAGGCCGATGCCGAGGTCAATAGTGCTTTAAGCCGTCTGCTGGTTGTTGCCGAAAATTATCCGAATCTAAAGGCTGACCGGAATTTTCTCGCCCTGCAGGACGAGCTGAGCGGCACGGAGAACCGGATTGCGGTGGCCCGCAAGGACTATAACGACGCGGTGCAAGTGTACAATGTAAAAATCCGGTCGTTGCCGACCAGTATTTTTGCCGGCATCATCGGCTTTGGTCCCAAGGAATATTTCAAGGTGGAAGAAGGAGCGAAACAGGTGCCTTCGGTCCAGTTTTAG
- a CDS encoding S41 family peptidase, translating to MSRRKTIAGAVLLVVLTFFATTGGYLYLLNINAADLAGTWQIFHAMQIIKSRYVEETGTDTLVAGAIKGMVGSLGDPHSIYMDPKMYKEFMIETEGSFGGVGIVVGMKDKQLMVVSPIEGTPGEQAGIKSGDQIVKIDGQDTKDMLLDEAVNKIRGPEGSQIVLSIKRGAEPVQDYTVTRSSIQIKTVAGKMLPGQIGYIRISMFNENTGNDFVQKYQELEQQGMKAVILDLRDNPGGLLEESVKVASKFVPKGPVVSVVDRQGNRETHQSDLAAVKYPVVVLVNGGSASASEIVAGAIQDTGAGTLVGTKTYGKGSVQTLMRLNGGAIKLTIAKYLTPNDRSINGIGIEPDVKVELPQNQPVTTDIQLDKALEIIKSKL from the coding sequence TTGAGTCGGCGTAAGACGATTGCGGGAGCCGTATTATTGGTCGTATTGACCTTTTTTGCAACCACCGGAGGGTATTTGTATCTGCTGAATATTAATGCGGCGGATCTGGCCGGTACCTGGCAGATATTTCATGCCATGCAGATTATCAAAAGCCGGTATGTGGAAGAGACGGGAACCGATACCCTGGTGGCCGGAGCCATCAAAGGGATGGTCGGTTCGCTGGGCGATCCCCACTCCATTTACATGGATCCCAAAATGTATAAGGAATTTATGATTGAAACGGAAGGTTCCTTCGGCGGCGTAGGCATTGTGGTCGGCATGAAGGATAAACAGTTGATGGTAGTATCGCCGATTGAAGGAACGCCGGGGGAACAGGCCGGCATTAAGAGCGGTGACCAGATTGTTAAAATTGACGGGCAGGATACGAAAGACATGCTGCTGGACGAAGCGGTCAACAAGATCAGAGGCCCCGAGGGTTCGCAAATTGTCCTGTCCATCAAACGGGGCGCCGAACCGGTGCAGGATTATACCGTAACCCGTTCCAGCATTCAGATTAAGACGGTAGCCGGAAAAATGCTGCCGGGACAGATTGGATATATCCGTATTTCCATGTTTAATGAAAATACGGGCAACGACTTTGTGCAGAAGTATCAGGAACTGGAGCAGCAGGGCATGAAGGCCGTTATTCTCGATTTACGGGATAATCCGGGCGGGCTGCTGGAGGAAAGCGTGAAAGTGGCTTCCAAGTTTGTGCCCAAAGGTCCGGTCGTGTCGGTTGTTGACCGTCAGGGGAACCGCGAAACGCACCAGTCCGATCTGGCGGCCGTAAAGTATCCGGTCGTCGTGCTGGTTAACGGCGGCAGTGCCAGCGCCTCGGAGATTGTCGCCGGGGCCATTCAGGATACCGGGGCCGGTACGCTGGTCGGAACCAAGACTTACGGCAAGGGTTCGGTGCAGACGCTGATGCGCCTGAACGGCGGCGCGATCAAATTGACCATTGCCAAATACCTGACGCCCAATGACCGCTCGATCAACGGGATCGGCATTGAGCCCGACGTGAAGGTGGAATTGCCGCAAAATCAGCCGGTAACCACCGATATTCAACTGGATAAGGCTTTGGAAATTATTAAAAGCAAGCTATAA
- a CDS encoding TPM domain-containing protein, with protein sequence MKKWLACLLAGALLVIAAVAWAQPQIPPAPANNVYVQDNAGVLTSATKNRINEVGSYLQEKTTAKLMAVTVKSFGDAAPEEYGLAILRQWGVGDKERNNGVVLVVATEDRKARIEVGYGLEGALPDAKTGRIQDEYMLPFFRQQDYDKGILNGYLALASVTAAEYGLELPAGSKGVAKSGAVHQDSAWAVLPWWMKAVAAGLLLLLFIFDWVFLGGSITWLLLSLLRFRGGGGGGGSGGRGGFGGGSGGGGGSSRNW encoded by the coding sequence ATGAAAAAATGGCTGGCTTGTCTGTTGGCGGGTGCTTTGCTGGTCATCGCGGCCGTAGCCTGGGCGCAGCCACAGATACCGCCCGCTCCCGCGAACAATGTATATGTGCAGGATAACGCCGGGGTGTTGACCAGCGCCACCAAAAACCGCATTAACGAGGTCGGGAGCTATCTGCAGGAAAAGACCACGGCCAAGCTGATGGCGGTGACGGTGAAGAGCTTTGGCGATGCCGCGCCGGAGGAATATGGACTGGCTATACTGCGCCAATGGGGCGTAGGTGATAAGGAACGAAACAACGGTGTCGTTCTTGTGGTTGCCACCGAGGACCGCAAAGCCAGAATCGAAGTGGGCTATGGCCTGGAAGGGGCCCTGCCTGATGCGAAAACCGGGCGGATTCAGGATGAGTACATGCTGCCTTTTTTTCGCCAGCAGGACTATGATAAGGGAATCTTGAACGGCTATCTGGCTTTGGCCAGCGTTACGGCCGCCGAATACGGCCTGGAGCTTCCCGCTGGCAGCAAAGGAGTGGCAAAGAGCGGTGCCGTACACCAGGACTCTGCCTGGGCGGTGCTGCCCTGGTGGATGAAAGCCGTGGCGGCAGGCTTGCTGTTGCTGCTGTTTATCTTTGACTGGGTGTTTCTGGGCGGCAGCATTACCTGGCTGCTGTTGTCGCTGCTGCGGTTCCGCGGCGGCGGTGGTGGTGGCGGCTCGGGCGGTCGCGGTGGATTTGGCGGCGGCTCAGGCGGTGGCGGCGGTTCCAGCCGAAACTGGTAA
- a CDS encoding acetyl-CoA carboxylase biotin carboxylase subunit: MFKRVLIANRGEIAIRIIRACQELGVETVAVYSSADADAVHVKLADQAINIGPADATRSYLNVAAILDAAQLAEVDAIHPGYGFLSENADFAEAVIKAGFVFVGPRPETIRKVGNKDAARELMKQAGLPMALGSDPVHSLEEAVSTAAKIGYPVIIKPIAGGGGKSMFVAQNEADIHTAALKIDFTTAGFYLEKYIANARHIEVQIVADNYGDIIHLGERECSIQRRNQKILEEAPSCVITPEMRQKVGALAIRAAKSANYTNIGTVEFLMDKNTCEFYFMEINPRIQVEHAITEITTGVDLVKTQLRIAAGDPLPIRQEYMKFNCHAIECRINAEDPDNFFLPSPGEITFYHQPGGPNVRVDDGVCTGSIVQPYYDSMIAKIITCGRTRGDAIKTMRRALSEFRIVGVKTTIDFHRKLLDNPYFCSGDIDTQFIAKRMTPSSED, from the coding sequence ATGTTCAAGCGTGTATTAATTGCCAATCGCGGTGAAATCGCGATACGAATCATCCGGGCCTGCCAGGAGCTGGGAGTTGAAACAGTCGCTGTCTATTCCAGTGCAGATGCCGATGCGGTACATGTAAAGCTGGCAGATCAGGCCATCAATATTGGCCCGGCCGACGCCACCCGCAGTTATCTCAATGTGGCCGCTATTTTAGATGCGGCTCAACTGGCCGAAGTAGACGCCATTCACCCCGGTTATGGCTTTTTATCGGAAAACGCCGACTTTGCCGAGGCTGTCATTAAAGCCGGCTTTGTGTTTGTCGGTCCCCGTCCGGAAACTATCCGCAAAGTGGGCAACAAGGATGCGGCCCGCGAACTGATGAAACAGGCTGGCTTGCCGATGGCCCTTGGCAGCGATCCTGTCCACAGCCTGGAAGAGGCAGTCAGCACGGCAGCCAAAATAGGCTATCCCGTGATTATCAAACCGATTGCCGGCGGCGGCGGCAAATCCATGTTCGTGGCCCAAAATGAAGCGGATATTCACACGGCGGCGCTCAAAATTGATTTTACCACTGCCGGCTTTTATTTAGAAAAATATATCGCCAATGCCCGCCATATCGAAGTACAGATCGTGGCCGACAACTACGGCGACATCATTCATCTTGGAGAACGGGAATGCTCCATTCAGCGGCGCAATCAGAAAATTCTGGAAGAAGCGCCTTCCTGCGTCATCACGCCGGAAATGCGTCAAAAGGTGGGAGCCCTGGCCATCCGGGCAGCCAAAAGCGCCAATTATACCAACATTGGCACTGTCGAATTCCTGATGGACAAAAACACCTGTGAATTTTATTTCATGGAAATCAATCCCCGTATCCAGGTGGAGCACGCCATTACTGAAATCACCACCGGCGTGGACCTGGTGAAGACGCAGCTTCGCATCGCCGCCGGCGATCCGCTGCCCATCCGTCAGGAATACATGAAGTTTAACTGTCATGCCATTGAATGCCGGATTAACGCAGAAGACCCTGATAATTTCTTCCTGCCTTCGCCCGGTGAAATCACCTTTTATCACCAGCCCGGCGGTCCCAATGTCCGGGTAGACGACGGCGTCTGCACCGGCTCGATTGTCCAGCCGTACTATGACTCGATGATCGCCAAAATCATTACCTGCGGCCGAACCCGCGGCGACGCCATTAAGACCATGCGGCGGGCCTTATCCGAATTCCGGATTGTCGGCGTGAAAACCACTATTGATTTTCACCGGAAGCTGCTGGATAATCCCTATTTCTGCAGCGGCGATATTGACACCCAGTTCATCGCCAAACGGATGACACCTTCCTCCGAAGATTAA
- the uvrC gene encoding excinuclease ABC subunit UvrC, translating to MHTDLTEKLSHLPDQPGVYLMKDDQGKIIYVGKAVVLKNRVRSYFQSSRNHSPKVRSMVARIADLEYIVTASEMEALILECNLIKKHRPKYNISLRDDKSFPYIKVTLNESFPRVYATRKVVKDGARYFGPYTNAGAVHETLKLLKRLFPLRTCRRLDAPRPCLQYHIKRCLAPCAGKVDEVEYGDMIKAVCLFLEGRSEDMVKSLRRKMEQAAENLEFEQAARLRDQLQAVEKITEKQNIVTGAGDQDAIGLARSAAGICVQVFFIRSGKMVGRDHFLLSGGEEEEDADLLTAFLKQYYSQSTFIPREILLPLELAEQELLTEWLSGLRVGKVWLEVPKRGTKKDLVQMAAGNALLVLNEQALKIQDQADRTEGAVRELGRYLAMDGLPERIECFDISHIQGAETVASMVVFEGGLPKKEDYRRFKLRTVEGKPDDFKSMQEVVGRRYRGGNAPMPDLIIIDGGKGQLSSALEIIRGAGLHEVMVVGLAKEFEYIFREGDSDPLILPRHSQSLYLVQRIRDEAHRFAITYHRKLRSKRNMVSVLDHIPGIGEKRRKALWQEFGSLAKIKQAAVEELAAAPGMTRPAAEAVYAFFRRDPAAPNA from the coding sequence ATGCATACTGATTTAACGGAAAAACTGTCCCATTTGCCTGATCAGCCAGGCGTTTACCTGATGAAGGACGACCAGGGAAAGATTATTTATGTCGGCAAAGCGGTGGTGCTGAAAAACCGGGTTCGCTCCTATTTTCAGTCCAGTCGCAATCATTCGCCGAAGGTGCGGTCCATGGTGGCCCGCATTGCCGACTTAGAATATATTGTAACCGCTTCCGAGATGGAGGCGCTTATTTTAGAATGCAACCTGATCAAAAAACATCGCCCTAAATATAATATCAGCTTGCGGGACGACAAAAGTTTCCCTTATATTAAGGTCACTCTGAACGAATCCTTTCCCAGAGTGTATGCCACCCGTAAGGTGGTGAAAGACGGTGCCCGCTATTTCGGTCCTTATACCAATGCGGGAGCGGTGCACGAAACGCTGAAGCTGTTAAAAAGGTTGTTTCCGCTGCGGACCTGCCGGCGGCTGGACGCGCCGCGTCCCTGTTTGCAGTACCATATCAAACGCTGCCTGGCGCCTTGCGCCGGCAAGGTGGATGAAGTTGAGTACGGCGACATGATTAAGGCAGTCTGCCTGTTTTTGGAAGGGCGCAGCGAGGATATGGTGAAAAGCCTGCGCCGGAAAATGGAGCAGGCCGCGGAAAATCTGGAATTTGAGCAGGCTGCCCGGCTGCGTGATCAATTGCAGGCGGTGGAGAAGATTACAGAAAAACAAAATATCGTAACAGGCGCCGGCGACCAGGATGCGATAGGCTTGGCCCGGTCGGCCGCCGGTATCTGCGTCCAGGTATTCTTTATCCGCAGCGGCAAAATGGTGGGGCGGGATCATTTCCTGCTCAGCGGCGGCGAGGAGGAAGAAGATGCCGATTTGTTGACGGCTTTTCTCAAGCAATATTATAGCCAGTCCACCTTTATACCCCGCGAAATTTTGCTGCCTCTGGAACTGGCCGAACAGGAACTGCTGACCGAGTGGTTGAGCGGCCTGCGGGTCGGCAAGGTATGGCTGGAGGTGCCCAAGCGAGGCACGAAGAAGGATCTGGTTCAGATGGCGGCAGGCAACGCTTTGCTGGTGCTTAACGAACAGGCGCTTAAAATTCAGGATCAGGCCGACCGCACCGAGGGCGCCGTCCGCGAATTGGGCCGCTACCTGGCGATGGACGGCCTGCCGGAGCGCATCGAATGTTTTGACATTTCTCATATTCAGGGGGCGGAAACGGTGGCGTCCATGGTCGTTTTTGAAGGCGGCCTGCCCAAGAAGGAGGACTACCGGCGGTTTAAGCTGCGTACGGTGGAGGGCAAGCCGGACGATTTCAAGTCTATGCAGGAGGTGGTGGGACGGCGCTACAGGGGCGGCAACGCTCCCATGCCCGACCTCATCATCATTGACGGCGGCAAGGGGCAGCTCAGTTCGGCCCTGGAGATTATTCGCGGCGCCGGTCTGCATGAGGTTATGGTGGTTGGCCTGGCCAAAGAGTTCGAGTATATTTTCCGGGAGGGTGACAGCGATCCGTTGATTTTGCCGCGCCACTCCCAGTCGCTCTATCTGGTGCAGCGCATCCGGGATGAAGCCCATCGCTTTGCCATCACTTATCACCGGAAATTACGGTCGAAGCGGAACATGGTGTCGGTACTTGACCACATTCCGGGAATCGGGGAGAAACGCCGCAAGGCGCTGTGGCAGGAATTCGGCAGTCTGGCTAAGATCAAACAGGCCGCGGTGGAAGAACTGGCGGCGGCACCGGGCATGACCCGGCCGGCGGCGGAAGCGGTTTATGCCTTTTTTCGCCGTGATCCGGCGGCGCCGAATGCATAG
- the uvrB gene encoding excinuclease ABC subunit UvrB — MAIVPKLHRPTIDTEGGIPFKIEAPFQPTGDQPEAIAALVKGIERGDRTQVLLGATGTGKTFTIAQVIGKVQKPTLVIAHNKTLAAQLASEFKEFFPNNAVEYFVSYYDYYQPEAYIAHTDTYIEKDASINDEIDKLRHSATSSLFERRDVIIVASVSCIYGLGSPDEYRDLVLSLRQGQIRDRDDILRKLVDIQYERNDINFVRGKFRVRGDVIEIFPAAYGEKAVRVELFGDEVERILEIDTLTGEVLAERKHIAIYPASHYVTSRETMQRAMVNIEAELAEQLALFKAQGKLLEAQRLEQRTNYDLEMMQEMGYCSGIENYSRHLTGRKPGESPFTLIDFFPDDFLIVIDESHVTLPQLRAMYAGDRSRKQSLVENGFRLPSAFDNRPLQFNEFEERIRQIVYVSATPAAYEMEQASQVAQQVIRPTGLVDPEIEVRPIKGQMDDLLGEIKLRAAVNERVLITTLTKKMAEDLTEFLKETGIRVRYLHSDIATIERGEIIRDLRAGVFDVLIGINLLREGLDMPEVSLVTILDADKEGFLRSETSLIQTIGRAARNVNGKVILYADRITDSMRRAIAETNRRRDIQEQYNTLYGITPQTVQKRVKDLIETTKVAELPAEYKTDRIGNLNKQEMLELVGKLEKEMREASKKLEFERAAELRDMIVELKERAGQPKPAGRKKAK; from the coding sequence ATGGCCATAGTCCCTAAATTGCATAGACCCACCATAGATACCGAAGGCGGCATCCCCTTTAAAATCGAGGCTCCCTTTCAGCCGACCGGCGATCAGCCGGAGGCGATTGCGGCCCTGGTAAAGGGGATTGAACGGGGTGACCGGACGCAGGTCCTGTTGGGGGCGACCGGCACCGGCAAGACCTTTACCATTGCTCAGGTGATTGGAAAGGTACAGAAGCCGACCCTGGTGATTGCCCATAATAAGACACTGGCGGCTCAGCTTGCCAGCGAGTTTAAAGAATTTTTCCCCAACAATGCGGTGGAGTATTTTGTCAGCTATTACGACTATTATCAGCCGGAGGCTTACATTGCCCACACCGACACCTACATTGAAAAGGATGCTTCGATCAATGATGAGATCGACAAGCTGCGCCATTCGGCTACCAGCTCGCTGTTTGAGCGGCGGGACGTCATCATTGTGGCCAGCGTGTCCTGCATTTATGGTTTAGGTTCGCCCGATGAATACCGTGATCTGGTGCTGTCGCTGCGTCAGGGGCAAATCCGGGACCGGGACGATATTTTACGCAAGCTGGTAGACATCCAGTATGAACGGAACGATATAAATTTTGTCCGCGGCAAGTTCCGTGTCCGGGGCGATGTCATCGAGATTTTCCCTGCCGCCTACGGCGAGAAGGCCGTTCGCGTCGAGCTGTTCGGCGACGAGGTGGAACGCATTCTGGAGATTGACACCCTCACCGGCGAGGTGCTGGCCGAACGCAAGCATATTGCCATCTATCCGGCTTCTCACTATGTCACTTCCCGTGAAACCATGCAGCGGGCCATGGTGAATATTGAAGCCGAACTGGCCGAGCAGCTGGCCCTGTTTAAGGCGCAAGGCAAACTGCTGGAAGCGCAGCGCCTGGAGCAGCGGACCAATTATGACCTGGAAATGATGCAGGAAATGGGCTATTGTTCAGGCATTGAAAACTATTCCCGCCATCTGACCGGCCGTAAACCGGGCGAATCACCGTTCACGCTGATTGATTTTTTCCCTGACGATTTCCTGATCGTCATTGACGAGTCTCACGTGACGCTGCCGCAGCTCAGGGCGATGTATGCCGGCGACCGTTCCCGCAAACAATCGCTGGTGGAAAACGGCTTCCGCCTGCCGTCGGCTTTTGACAACCGGCCGTTGCAATTTAACGAGTTTGAAGAGCGGATTCGTCAGATTGTCTATGTATCGGCCACCCCGGCCGCTTATGAAATGGAGCAGGCCAGCCAGGTGGCGCAGCAGGTTATCCGGCCTACCGGCCTGGTCGATCCGGAGATTGAGGTCCGGCCGATCAAGGGCCAGATGGACGATCTGCTGGGCGAAATCAAGCTGCGGGCCGCCGTCAACGAGCGGGTGCTGATTACCACGCTGACTAAGAAAATGGCGGAGGATCTGACCGAATTTTTAAAGGAAACCGGTATCCGGGTGCGGTATTTGCATTCGGATATTGCCACCATTGAACGGGGCGAGATTATCCGGGATTTGCGGGCCGGCGTATTTGATGTGCTGATCGGCATCAATTTGCTGCGGGAAGGTCTGGATATGCCCGAGGTGTCGCTGGTTACCATTCTCGATGCCGACAAGGAAGGCTTTTTACGGTCCGAAACCTCGCTGATCCAGACGATCGGCCGGGCGGCCCGTAATGTCAACGGCAAGGTTATTCTTTATGCCGACCGGATTACCGATTCCATGCGGCGGGCCATTGCCGAGACCAACCGCCGCCGCGATATTCAGGAGCAGTATAATACGCTGTACGGCATTACGCCCCAGACGGTGCAAAAGCGGGTTAAAGACCTGATTGAGACCACCAAGGTAGCCGAACTGCCGGCGGAATACAAGACCGACCGGATTGGTAATTTGAATAAACAAGAGATGCTGGAACTGGTCGGCAAGCTGGAAAAGGAAATGCGCGAAGCCTCCAAGAAGCTGGAGTTCGAACGGGCCGCCGAGCTGCGCGACATGATTGTCGAGCTGAAGGAACGGGCCGGACAGCCTAAGCCGGCGGGCCGGAAGAAAGCAAAATAA